The following coding sequences lie in one Yoonia sp. G8-12 genomic window:
- a CDS encoding GumC family protein — translation MTQRVDTTRPDPHHRYRDIIEPIAPLDIAAMLRVLWHGKWLVLCVLLFTTGVAGYYAFRMAAPQYVAGATLQLGGADDATSVSVAQPSSDDAALNTAAALVTSDPVLTRVITALDLLADPEFNRYLSPTRPLTRNALRTQARHWLAGTTAEPPDDAAVLDKTIQNLRHALTVTRQPDTYILHITAQSRDPDKAVTLANTTAALYLSYREATQVQKRAETEVWLQSRVNDLRAQLEQQEKEAAAIIASAQIQGDSALDALTTQVLAADQDLSEARNALRALEIGPDNGSARNNAEIAHLRSKINDLTALKDRRSAQLSAQSAGQAALHQIELQAEATRLVYQGFLAQLQENRMQQGLGTTVAQRIAPATEGKYAGPQKMLILTVAVLLGGVLGIIAVAIRHTARKGIVDARSLHDATGLPVLAQFSSRTLRQLEKNTRTPPVLFGKGLSQAGRRLHTSLALTSQGSNAQVIVSTSSIAAEGKTHHALFLTQTLGMAGKRVALIGADTPNPMLRSVIGADPFQAAQQSWASGEPATHCTNLGADILIISDIADQHAPLLSDQLAGRLNSLRQSYDHIIIDAPPVLLAPEARLFARHSDAIIYAVRWSRTPRDAVQRGLEALDDIGHPATGVILSRINLRKMRQLSNDPCLSVLPSAQTI, via the coding sequence ATGACCCAGCGTGTTGACACCACCAGACCGGACCCACATCACAGGTACCGCGACATCATCGAGCCGATTGCCCCGCTGGATATCGCCGCGATGCTGCGGGTATTGTGGCATGGAAAATGGTTGGTACTCTGCGTGTTGCTCTTCACAACCGGGGTGGCCGGATACTATGCGTTTCGCATGGCAGCGCCGCAATATGTGGCTGGCGCAACTCTGCAACTGGGCGGCGCGGACGATGCGACTTCCGTCAGCGTGGCCCAACCAAGCAGCGACGATGCCGCATTGAACACCGCTGCGGCCCTTGTCACTTCGGATCCCGTTCTGACGCGCGTGATTACAGCGCTGGATTTACTGGCAGACCCTGAATTCAACCGCTATCTTTCGCCAACACGTCCGCTCACACGCAACGCATTGCGCACGCAAGCGCGGCATTGGCTGGCAGGCACGACCGCAGAGCCACCCGATGATGCCGCAGTCCTGGACAAAACAATCCAGAACCTGCGCCATGCACTGACCGTGACGCGACAGCCCGATACCTATATTCTGCACATCACGGCACAAAGCCGCGATCCAGACAAAGCCGTGACACTCGCCAACACCACAGCAGCGCTTTACCTGTCCTATCGGGAAGCGACGCAGGTGCAGAAACGTGCCGAAACGGAAGTGTGGTTGCAGTCGCGCGTCAACGATTTGCGCGCCCAGCTTGAACAGCAAGAGAAAGAGGCCGCCGCGATCATCGCATCGGCGCAAATCCAGGGCGATAGCGCTCTGGATGCGCTGACTACGCAGGTGCTTGCCGCAGACCAAGACCTCAGCGAAGCACGCAACGCCTTGCGCGCCCTAGAGATCGGCCCCGACAACGGCAGCGCGCGCAACAACGCTGAAATTGCCCACCTGCGCAGTAAGATTAATGATCTTACAGCGCTCAAAGACCGACGCAGCGCGCAGCTTTCGGCGCAATCTGCCGGGCAAGCAGCACTGCACCAGATCGAACTTCAGGCCGAAGCCACGCGGCTGGTCTATCAAGGCTTCCTTGCACAGCTACAGGAAAACCGGATGCAGCAGGGGCTTGGCACGACCGTGGCACAGCGGATCGCACCGGCCACCGAAGGCAAATATGCAGGCCCGCAAAAGATGCTGATCCTGACAGTCGCGGTTCTCTTGGGCGGTGTCTTGGGGATCATAGCGGTGGCCATCCGGCACACGGCACGCAAAGGGATCGTTGACGCCCGCAGCCTGCATGACGCCACCGGCCTGCCGGTTCTCGCGCAATTCTCAAGCCGCACTTTGCGCCAGCTCGAAAAAAATACGCGCACCCCGCCCGTACTTTTTGGCAAAGGTCTGTCGCAGGCAGGCCGCAGGTTGCACACATCGCTCGCCCTGACATCGCAGGGCAGCAATGCGCAGGTGATCGTGTCGACTTCAAGCATCGCCGCAGAAGGCAAAACGCACCACGCGCTCTTCTTGACCCAGACGCTCGGCATGGCGGGCAAGCGCGTGGCGCTGATTGGTGCAGATACGCCCAATCCCATGCTGCGCTCCGTGATCGGCGCAGACCCATTTCAGGCGGCGCAACAAAGCTGGGCCAGCGGCGAACCCGCAACGCATTGCACAAATCTGGGGGCCGATATTTTGATTATTTCCGATATTGCAGATCAGCACGCCCCGCTTTTGTCCGACCAATTGGCGGGGCGTCTGAACAGTCTGCGCCAAAGCTATGACCACATCATCATTGACGCTCCGCCTGTGCTGCTGGCACCCGAAGCACGCCTTTTCGCGCGCCATTCCGACGCAATCATTTACGCCGTGCGCTGGTCCAGGACACCGCGCGATGCGGTGCAACGCGGACTTGAGGCCTTGGATGACATCGGGCACCCGGCAACAGGGGTGATTCTATCGCGGATCAATCTGCGTAAAATGCGGCAATTGTCCAACGATCCTTGCCTGAGCGTGCTGCCATCTGCACAAACCATCTAG
- a CDS encoding aminopeptidase encodes MSDHIDPVKLDRLAEVAVRTGVNLQPGQDLVITAPMAALDLVRRITVHAYKAGAGIVTPFFNDDAITLARYEHAPDESFDRAPNWLFEGMAAAFKGGAARMAITGDDPMLLAGQDPAKVARLSKATSIAAKPAMGPIVGFEVNWNIVAYPGAAWAAKVYPDLPVDEAQGKLMDAIYAASRLEGDDPVANWAAHTATLKERVNWLNGQNFSALHYTGPGTDLMVGLADGHIWKGGASPALNGVTCQPNIPTEEVFTCPHAYKVDGTVAATKPLAHQGSVIEDIAVRFEAGRIVEATASKGEDVLQSLLQTDDGASRIGEVALVPHSSPISQSGTLFYNTLFDENASCHIALGQCYADTIEGGSELSPEEIKQKGGNQSIIHVDWMMGSDAVDIDGITKTGERVPVMRGGEWA; translated from the coding sequence ATGTCCGACCATATCGATCCCGTCAAACTTGACCGTCTTGCCGAAGTGGCCGTCCGCACAGGCGTGAACCTGCAGCCCGGGCAGGATTTGGTGATCACTGCGCCCATGGCCGCGCTTGATCTGGTGCGCCGGATTACAGTCCATGCCTATAAGGCGGGGGCGGGGATCGTGACGCCGTTTTTCAATGATGATGCCATCACGCTGGCCCGCTATGAACATGCGCCTGACGAAAGCTTTGATCGTGCGCCGAACTGGCTCTTTGAGGGGATGGCAGCGGCCTTTAAAGGCGGGGCTGCCCGCATGGCGATTACCGGCGATGATCCAATGCTTTTGGCAGGCCAAGACCCCGCAAAAGTCGCGCGGCTGAGCAAGGCGACGTCGATTGCCGCCAAGCCCGCGATGGGGCCGATTGTGGGGTTTGAGGTGAACTGGAATATCGTAGCCTATCCCGGGGCGGCATGGGCGGCGAAGGTATACCCTGATCTGCCGGTGGACGAGGCGCAGGGCAAGTTGATGGATGCGATTTATGCGGCCTCGCGTTTGGAGGGCGATGATCCTGTGGCGAATTGGGCGGCGCATACTGCGACACTGAAAGAGCGGGTGAATTGGTTGAATGGACAGAACTTTTCGGCGCTGCATTATACGGGGCCGGGCACCGATCTGATGGTGGGGCTGGCCGATGGGCATATCTGGAAAGGTGGGGCGTCGCCTGCGCTGAACGGTGTGACCTGTCAGCCCAATATCCCGACCGAAGAGGTTTTCACCTGTCCGCACGCCTATAAGGTCGATGGTACGGTCGCCGCAACCAAGCCGTTAGCGCATCAGGGCAGTGTGATAGAGGATATCGCCGTGCGCTTTGAGGCGGGCCGCATTGTCGAGGCGACGGCCAGCAAAGGCGAGGATGTGTTGCAATCGCTGTTGCAGACCGACGATGGCGCAAGCCGGATTGGCGAGGTGGCGTTGGTGCCCCATTCCAGCCCGATCAGCCAGTCGGGAACATTGTTTTACAATACGCTGTTTGATGAAAACGCATCCTGCCATATCGCGCTGGGCCAGTGCTATGCCGACACGATTGAGGGCGGATCGGAGTTATCGCCTGAGGAGATCAAGCAAAAGGGCGGCAATCAGAGCATCATTCACGTCGACTGGATGATGGGGTCGGACGCAGTGGATATTGACGGGATCACCAAGACAGGTGAACGCGTGCCCGTGATGCGGGGCGGTGAGTGGGCGTAA
- a CDS encoding ETC complex I subunit has product MRARIYKPAKTAMSSGTAKTKHWVLEHVAETAREVDPLMGWTSSSDTQAQVKLEFDSKEAALEYARDHGIDAVVREPKSRKANIRAGGYGENFATNRRGAWTH; this is encoded by the coding sequence ATGCGCGCACGAATCTACAAGCCAGCCAAAACGGCCATGTCCTCGGGCACGGCCAAGACAAAGCATTGGGTGCTGGAGCATGTGGCCGAGACCGCCCGCGAAGTTGATCCGCTGATGGGCTGGACCTCGTCTTCGGATACCCAGGCACAAGTGAAGCTGGAATTCGACAGCAAAGAGGCGGCTTTGGAATACGCGCGCGATCACGGCATTGATGCGGTTGTGCGCGAGCCTAAATCACGTAAGGCCAACATCCGAGCGGGCGGCTATGGCGAGAATTTTGCCACCAACCGCCGTGGTGCCTGGACGCACTAA
- the uvrB gene encoding excinuclease ABC subunit UvrB has protein sequence MAYAQTDKREIEQFLANPAPDVKTREKLEGGKQFVLRTEFEPAGDQPTAIKELSEGILAGERDQVLLGATGTGKTFTMAKMIEQTQRPAIILAPNKTLAAQLYGEFKGFFPDNAVEYFVSYYDYYQPEAYVARSDTYIEKESQINEQIDRMRHSATRALLERDDVIIVASVSCIYGIGSVETYGAMTQDIHVGNDYDQRQIIADLIAQQYRRNDAAFQRGTFRVRGDSLEIWPAHLDDRAWKLSFFGEELESITEFDPLTGEKTATFDKVRVYANSHYVTPKPTMQQAVIGIKKELRMRLDQLVGEGKLLEAQRLEQRTNFDLEMLEATGVCNGIENYSRYLTGRAPGEPPPTLFEFIPDNAIVFADESHVSVPQIGGMYKGDFRRKMTLAEHGFRLPSCMDNRPLKFEEWDAMRPQSVFVSATPAAWELEQTGGIFTEQIIRPTGLIDPQIEIRPVDMQVDDLLDEVRRVAADGFRTLVTTLTKRMAEDLTEYMHEQGIRVRYMHSDIDTIERIEILRDLRLGAFDVLIGINLLREGLDIPECGLVAILDADKEGFLRSETSLVQTIGRAARNAEGRVIMYADRITGSMERAMKETERRRVKQLAYNEEHGITPMTVKKNVEDILAGLYKGDVDMNRVTAKVDNPLAGGNLATVLEGLRTDMRKAAENLEFEEAARLRDEVKRLETVELTISDDPLARQQAVDKAVDDAQKASGRSMGGRGGMRGGKSRYGGKR, from the coding sequence ATGGCCTACGCCCAGACCGACAAACGCGAGATAGAACAATTTCTCGCCAACCCCGCCCCTGACGTCAAAACCCGCGAAAAGCTGGAAGGCGGCAAGCAATTCGTGCTGAGAACCGAATTCGAACCGGCGGGCGACCAGCCCACCGCGATCAAGGAACTCTCGGAAGGTATTCTGGCAGGCGAACGCGACCAAGTGCTCTTGGGGGCCACCGGTACCGGTAAAACCTTCACCATGGCCAAGATGATCGAGCAAACGCAGAGGCCCGCCATCATCCTTGCTCCCAACAAAACACTGGCCGCACAGCTATATGGCGAATTCAAGGGGTTCTTCCCCGACAATGCCGTCGAATACTTCGTCAGCTACTACGACTACTACCAACCCGAAGCCTACGTCGCCCGCTCGGACACCTATATCGAGAAAGAATCCCAGATCAACGAACAGATCGACCGGATGCGCCACTCTGCCACCCGCGCACTCCTGGAAAGGGACGATGTGATCATCGTGGCCTCCGTGTCGTGCATTTACGGTATCGGATCGGTCGAAACCTACGGCGCGATGACGCAGGATATCCACGTCGGCAACGATTATGACCAACGCCAGATCATTGCCGACCTGATCGCCCAACAATACCGCCGCAACGACGCCGCCTTCCAGCGCGGCACCTTCCGCGTGCGCGGCGATAGCCTCGAGATTTGGCCCGCCCACTTGGATGACCGCGCCTGGAAACTGTCGTTCTTTGGTGAAGAACTGGAATCCATCACCGAGTTCGACCCGCTGACCGGCGAAAAAACCGCAACCTTCGACAAAGTGCGCGTCTACGCCAATTCGCACTACGTCACGCCAAAACCAACCATGCAGCAGGCCGTCATCGGCATCAAAAAGGAACTGCGGATGCGGCTCGACCAACTGGTCGGCGAAGGCAAACTGCTCGAAGCACAAAGGCTTGAACAACGCACCAACTTTGACCTCGAAATGCTGGAAGCCACAGGCGTGTGTAACGGCATTGAGAACTACTCGCGCTACCTCACGGGCCGCGCCCCGGGCGAACCACCGCCCACGCTTTTCGAATTCATCCCCGACAATGCCATCGTCTTTGCCGACGAAAGCCACGTCAGCGTGCCGCAAATCGGCGGCATGTACAAAGGTGACTTCCGGCGCAAAATGACGCTCGCCGAGCACGGCTTCCGCCTGCCGTCCTGCATGGACAACCGCCCCCTGAAGTTTGAGGAATGGGACGCCATGCGCCCGCAATCCGTCTTCGTCTCGGCCACGCCCGCAGCATGGGAGCTGGAACAAACCGGTGGTATCTTTACTGAACAAATCATCCGCCCCACCGGTCTGATTGACCCGCAAATCGAAATTCGCCCCGTGGACATGCAGGTTGACGACCTGCTGGATGAGGTGCGCCGCGTCGCCGCCGACGGGTTTCGCACGCTGGTGACAACGCTGACCAAACGCATGGCCGAAGACCTGACCGAATACATGCACGAACAGGGGATCCGCGTGCGGTATATGCACTCGGACATCGACACGATTGAGCGGATCGAAATCCTGCGCGACCTGCGGCTGGGGGCCTTCGACGTCCTGATCGGCATCAACCTGCTGCGCGAGGGGCTCGACATCCCCGAATGTGGGCTGGTCGCGATTTTGGATGCGGACAAAGAAGGCTTCTTGCGCTCGGAAACCTCCCTCGTGCAAACCATCGGCCGTGCTGCGCGTAACGCCGAAGGCCGCGTCATCATGTACGCCGACCGGATCACCGGATCTATGGAACGCGCGATGAAAGAAACCGAACGCCGGCGCGTCAAACAACTCGCCTACAACGAAGAACACGGCATCACGCCGATGACGGTCAAAAAGAACGTCGAGGATATTCTGGCGGGCCTCTACAAAGGCGACGTGGACATGAACCGCGTCACCGCCAAAGTCGACAACCCGCTTGCGGGCGGCAACCTCGCCACCGTGCTGGAAGGGCTGCGCACCGACATGCGCAAAGCGGCAGAAAACCTCGAATTCGAAGAGGCCGCCCGCCTGCGGGATGAG
- a CDS encoding spike base protein, RCAP_Rcc01079 family, which translates to MPDPFDTDYVNLTSPAVAHYVIAPSDVSDLPVRPRAIYVNTAGTAAMQDAAGEIVSYDLAAGAVLSIRPARVLASGTTAQLVAWY; encoded by the coding sequence ATGCCTGATCCATTTGACACCGATTACGTGAACCTGACTTCGCCCGCCGTGGCGCATTATGTCATAGCGCCCTCTGATGTATCCGACCTGCCGGTGCGCCCGCGTGCGATTTACGTCAATACTGCAGGCACCGCCGCAATGCAGGATGCCGCCGGAGAAATCGTGTCCTATGACCTGGCAGCGGGCGCTGTGCTATCGATCCGCCCTGCACGTGTGCTTGCTTCGGGGACGACTGCGCAACTGGTTGCGTGGTACTGA
- a CDS encoding DUF6636 domain-containing protein — translation MSMVWSSFMRVCALLLVALGSSGAADPDIAFQSPSGNIRCEMTRGVPLAVRCDLGVDQQSYTNRPAACDGDWGTTFGLGQTGRGFLVCVTAPVPAPVTSNVLPYGRRAILDGIICRSERTGVTCTNLEGGGFEVRRAAQRIF, via the coding sequence ATGAGTATGGTTTGGTCATCTTTCATGCGCGTTTGTGCGCTTTTGCTTGTTGCCCTGGGCAGCAGTGGGGCGGCTGATCCCGATATCGCATTTCAATCGCCTTCCGGAAACATTCGCTGTGAAATGACCCGTGGTGTGCCATTGGCTGTTCGCTGTGATCTGGGGGTGGATCAGCAAAGCTATACCAATCGGCCTGCGGCCTGTGATGGCGATTGGGGAACGACGTTCGGTTTGGGCCAGACCGGGCGCGGCTTTTTGGTCTGTGTGACCGCGCCTGTTCCTGCGCCGGTCACGTCCAATGTGTTGCCCTATGGCCGACGCGCTATTCTTGACGGGATCATCTGCCGTTCCGAACGTACGGGTGTGACATGCACCAACCTTGAAGGTGGCGGGTTTGAAGTGCGCCGTGCTGCACAGCGGATATTTTGA
- a CDS encoding sugar transferase → MFDYRDDMLEFIVKPEWENDTLPARQMRLSKLWFDTALALLLLPVLAVIAVVLLALNPLFNRGALMHYQMRMGYAGKPFMAYKFRSMRHVVTQTRGAFDGLEEDRIAPLGALIRKCRIDELPQILNVLRGEMSLIGPRPDLYDHALTYQEQVPGYAARHQIMPGISGFAQTEVGYVDGMEGIRRKVAADLYYIAHANLRFDLWIAWRTLCVIAGQRGR, encoded by the coding sequence ATGTTCGATTATCGGGATGATATGTTAGAGTTTATCGTCAAGCCTGAGTGGGAAAATGATACATTGCCCGCGCGGCAGATGCGCCTGTCCAAGCTTTGGTTCGACACTGCGCTGGCATTGCTGCTGTTGCCGGTTTTGGCAGTGATCGCTGTCGTATTGCTGGCGCTGAACCCTTTGTTCAATCGTGGTGCCTTGATGCACTATCAGATGCGCATGGGGTATGCGGGCAAACCTTTTATGGCCTATAAATTCCGCTCAATGCGCCATGTGGTGACACAGACGCGCGGTGCTTTTGATGGGCTGGAAGAGGACCGGATTGCGCCGCTTGGGGCCTTGATCCGCAAGTGCCGGATTGATGAACTTCCGCAGATTCTCAATGTCTTGCGCGGAGAGATGAGCCTGATCGGGCCGCGTCCGGACCTTTATGATCATGCGCTGACCTATCAAGAACAGGTGCCCGGTTATGCAGCGCGCCATCAGATCATGCCGGGGATCAGCGGGTTTGCGCAAACCGAGGTCGGCTATGTGGATGGCATGGAAGGGATCAGGCGCAAGGTGGCGGCTGATCTTTATTATATTGCTCATGCAAACCTGAGGTTTGATCTGTGGATCGCGTGGCGGACGCTGTGTGTGATTGCGGGGCAGAGGGGGCGGTAG